Proteins from a single region of Parasedimentitalea psychrophila:
- a CDS encoding invasion associated locus B family protein, whose product MLKSLTQLSFAAMFALAAPLVAQESSTTPETEGSGTTQSATTAETIAETSNDNGLDLGQPVDAGPKVGERYSKEKHGDWDLVCVKTDTATDPCSIIQVLTDATGNPMAEFTMFRINQPGGQAVAAATVIVPLETLLTAALTISVDGAPGKRYNYKYCNSQVCIAEIGLTQSDIDAFKKGTAATLSLRPAPAPDQIIDMKMSLKGFTAGYDVVDIVEP is encoded by the coding sequence ATGCTTAAATCCCTGACCCAGCTTTCGTTTGCCGCGATGTTTGCGCTTGCTGCCCCATTGGTGGCTCAAGAAAGCAGCACCACTCCTGAAACCGAAGGCTCTGGAACCACGCAGTCGGCAACCACCGCCGAAACCATCGCCGAAACATCCAACGATAATGGGCTCGATCTTGGTCAGCCTGTAGATGCGGGCCCCAAGGTTGGCGAGCGGTATTCGAAAGAAAAACACGGCGACTGGGATCTTGTCTGCGTCAAGACCGATACCGCAACAGATCCCTGCTCGATCATTCAAGTGCTGACCGACGCGACCGGAAATCCCATGGCCGAGTTTACCATGTTCCGGATAAATCAGCCCGGCGGCCAGGCCGTTGCAGCCGCAACAGTAATTGTTCCGCTAGAGACCTTGCTGACGGCCGCGTTGACAATTTCAGTCGATGGCGCCCCGGGTAAACGATATAACTACAAATATTGTAACTCTCAGGTGTGCATTGCAGAGATCGGCCTGACCCAATCTGACATTGATGCCTTCAAGAAGGGCACCGCCGCGACCCTGTCCCTGCGTCCGGCCCCGGCGCCCGATCAGATCATCGATATGAAGATGTCGCTGAAAGGCTTTACTGCCGGCTATGATGTTGTGGATATTGTGGAGCCATAA